TTGGTGGATGCCAAATGGTGCATGTAGTAATATGGAATTGCTACCAACATAAAACAGACTGAACTATATGGACTGTACCTGCATGTCAAAATCCAATCGTTCATCCAGCTTGCGAATCTGCTCTCTCAGCTGCTTCAGGTCATTGGACTTGTCCAAGATGTTAGAATTCACCTTAAAGACACGCGCACACAACCATTATAAATGCCGCACTAAAAAACTGTTGCTGCCTTTTCTAATATtccaaatgtgattttaaaaaagatgcGATGTGTCAGTACGGGAATAAGTTAATagtgcaaaaataataacaattgtgtTACCTGTTCACAAGACTCCTCGAGACTGAGTTTCATGTTGGCCAATCgactgttctcctcctccacatcaCTGACCAGCTTTCTCAGGAGCATCTACAACACACAGCATAGATCAGAAATAGTACGCAGAATACCAAAATCATCATCACACAATAAACAATCCAATCTCCAACGGCCTACAATGTAGTAAAAAAATGTCCAAAGCTACAAATAACTGCATATGGAAGAAACCTAATCATTGGGATAGTAAGCTAGTCTTGTTTATACggaatttaattaaaattaaaggaTTAGCAGGAAGTACCTGTATCTGCGTTTTATGCTGAACCATGCTGCCGGGTCCACATTCAAACGGCCTGATCTCAAAATCGTGACCACAGGCGTTCTCTGCAGACAGTGGTATCAGCTTCAGTTTACGTGCCAGCTTGTGGTACTCTGCTAGCTTCAACTCCACCTGGGATAGAGGGTATCAACAGGACAGACACAGGAGGGGCAAGGAAACAAATCAAAAGGTCAAAATGTGTGCCACTGGATGAAAAACATCTTCTATTATCAAACTACACTGACTACAACTGGGTAGCAAAAAAACacttatataaaatattatagtTTAATCCCTCCCAAGAAGAAACTGATATCATGAATATTATATCAGAGTATGAGCATGATTCATATGTCACATACACCATCAAAACCAAATGCTACAACTCCTACTCCTCTTTGCATACATACTAGATGTGTATACAGTACCTTCTCTTTGACTTTGGCCAGAGCGATCTCTTCATTCCACTTGTGCTGTTCACCATCTTCAAGAGACTTGCTGAGACTGGAGATGGTCTGTTGGAGttccctcttttctctgttgATCCTCTCTACATCAGCTGGAGTAAACTTCTGGTTCTGCAGGAGGTGTTGCAGTTCATTTCGCTCATGTTTTAGAGAGTCCAGATGACTGACTGCAgaagaacagaggaaaaaacatgATGAATATGGAATCCGAACCAATCCTCAATTCTGTTTGGAGACGTTCAAAGCTATTGTAGAAGACCCAATAAGCCCACTTGTGACCACATAACAGTTTATTTAAACACCCGGGTAACCATGTGCTAATTTGAACCTGAATACTGTTTAGTTACTACTAAAGAACTATGTTGCTTAGTGGGAGCCTTTTTTGCACTGAATAATTACTGGTTGACAGTAAGAGACTGAATGTTTGCACTCTGCACTGTTAGCAGTCTATAAAACACTGTAAAGTATGATCTcttaattaaaaacaggaatattaaatgtttttaaacaggGACTCAAATTGAGAAAGTATCTCAGCTAAGACACAAGTCCAGTTAACCCATAACTAGAATCCTTATTATGTTGTTGCTGAGAATGCAGAGGACCAAGAAGAACTTGGAAATGTGTAATATGCACAGCTGTCTTTATGGTGACTGAATATTCAGATCCAGACATCATCAGATGCCCACAGGATAAGTGCGTCCTGCCAAAGAACTGGCTGACTGACATGGTTACATTGAACACTTTATTGCCCGTATGTACCAGTGGTCTCCAGCTCATCATTCAGTTCTGAAGATTTGTTCTCCAGGTTGGCTTTAAAGGACTCCAGGCTGCTTCGATAACTCTGGAGCTTCTTGAGGTCTGCCTGCAGCTTCACCCTTTCCATCCTCTTGGTCATTAGACGGTCCTGTCcaggaggaagagacagacaaTTATCTGTCTGATTTATTGTTGCTCACACTAAAGATGTTTCATATTACTCATAGAACTTATTACAGTCCAAAGGTTGAAAATATTTCAGCTACAGCTTGCACCTCCCAATAGTCATAAatatctccatttcctttccttttgagcagtgttttttttgtttgtttgtttgacgaTGCTCAGGTTTTCACCCTTTCCACTTAGAATTAATGCAATACAATTGCCCTCACTGTATACAACAAATGGTAAGGGAAATAtcaagattttaaaatcataatctaATCTGTACACATGGGGATGCGTCAATAGGAAAGTCTTCTGACCGTCTGGCTCTCCTTCTCCAGTCGTTCAACCTCATCACTGAGTATTCTGTGTTTCTCCTCCATCGCGGCCAGAAGGGCTTCATCAACGTTGTAAAGCTTCTCtgtgaagacaaacacacacacacacttcttgtTGATTTTTCAATATGAATTTGTTGATTGGACTCTAATTTTtccttataaaatataaattgaaACACAACTGAATTAAAATGATGCTTAAATATACATAGAAACCaattcattattaaaaaaacaattaatttcatAGAGAGAAGCTGTGCTTACTTAGTTTATTGAGGAATgtttcatcctcatcctcaaaaGTGTCATCACCCTGCATGAACTTGGAGTATGTCTCAGCTGTGAAGTCCAGGAAGAGCTGCACAGGAACAAAGTGAAagagaagattaaaaaaacaaaaacaaagttagaGTACCCATATAATGTTCACTTCTGTTGAGGACGTTGACGCTGGTCAAAATACAGAGAGAACACTTGAATAGCTTTGTAATATACTGcatcagtacaaaaacacatactgttAGTAACCATGTAACAAGAAGGTATTGTGTTTGATTCCAGCAAGAGATGTACAATATATCCTCTTGACATGTCTCTACATATACTTTTTTAGCAGTGGAGTGTTTGATGCTGTTTAAAGAAGTCAGAGTACCTTGTTAAACTCAGCCCCTTCCTCGATATTGTCACTGTCTTCACAGAAATCACTGAACAGCAGCTCCTGCTTACTCAAACTCCAGTTGATCTGAAACACAGAATAAGCACAAACACTGGTTTAAACTAATAAGTTTTTTTGCGTTTTTTGTTGCATTCTGCATCCTATGCAAATGAACCTGGTTTTAGATGAAAACGCTCCACTGTAATTCCTATTAAATAGTGTTGTTTGCTTCTCACCTTGACGTTATCAATTAGCCACATGAGAGCACCAAGGGCCTGAGGCCAGGTATGGGGAGCTCCAACAGAATACATTGAACACTTGGAGAGAACAAATGGATACCTTAAACcggaaacagggagaaaaataaagacagtcAGCAATGTTTCTTAAACTATAGAAGAGGAGCCAACATGAAGGCTCACAACAAATGGTTAAGTTACTTACATGTACAGACTTCTTGTACTATGATTTTGCTATAAGCTGTAGCCTTTCTTAAAGATTTTCTCTCTATCgttctttgtattttctgtgataccaatgttttttttatatttttatgaatgttttGTGCATTGTTTTATCCAGCCCCCATCCTTAAATTTCAGTGGTACTAAACTGCCTTTTGAATACACATAGCTAGGCTACCAAGTACCAAATATGCACTTAAGACTGTAGGGATACTAAATGAAACTAAGATATactaatatatacagtacaatacttATTAATACTAAAAGATAGCATTTTACCTCAGAGCTTTTAGGATAGCTGGAACCTCCTCCTCAACTTTTGAGTTTGGCATCTCAAAGGTTGGGTCTAGCTGGCGGTAGATGAACTCAAACATCTTCACAAACTC
This sequence is a window from Siniperca chuatsi isolate FFG_IHB_CAS linkage group LG5, ASM2008510v1, whole genome shotgun sequence. Protein-coding genes within it:
- the ndc80 gene encoding kinetochore protein NDC80 homolog, with the translated sequence MERGRMSRATGSRPSELPMRVQDSNRMSMVYTTPQSKQPSFGKLNIPKPQSVTSERRTSFFGPRTSGASMPRNSIMSGFGGTEKIKDARPLHDKSFVQQCIRQLHEFLTEQGYPGTLSAKTLQSPSSKEFVKMFEFIYRQLDPTFEMPNSKVEEEVPAILKALRYPFVLSKCSMYSVGAPHTWPQALGALMWLIDNVKINWSLSKQELLFSDFCEDSDNIEEGAEFNKLFLDFTAETYSKFMQGDDTFEDEDETFLNKLKKLYNVDEALLAAMEEKHRILSDEVERLEKESQTDRLMTKRMERVKLQADLKKLQSYRSSLESFKANLENKSSELNDELETTVSHLDSLKHERNELQHLLQNQKFTPADVERINREKRELQQTISSLSKSLEDGEQHKWNEEIALAKVKEKVELKLAEYHKLARKLKLIPLSAENACGHDFEIRPFECGPGSMVQHKTQIQMLLRKLVSDVEEENSRLANMKLSLEESCEQVNSNILDKSNDLKQLREQIRKLDERLDFDMQELAREEQDWAKEMESAENHRKLLEKKVNYGYDEAVQQLKAAQQQYHLVLQETNEERRTVANNLASVFTTAANHLSITEKCLEDLHSRVQRVCSKAVEEDEAAVQKLRGTLKSFMSKANSL